The proteins below come from a single Halococcus salifodinae DSM 8989 genomic window:
- a CDS encoding Nramp family divalent metal transporter, with product MSDDRRMVSDGDVYASEDEGRVYRASSYVPTAYDNLDVAPETEAYPDRGRDEGGYRVLDLPRVPKLSHVLGPSAIMLGASLGSGETLFWPVLIAQHGWVLYWAFFIGVLTQFFVNTEIQRWTLATSESIFRGFERLHRLWPLSFLVLGFISLGWPGWAASAANIGAIGLGIESLVLDLGAVQLDAWRLLGIVLMVLIWLTYQLTPLMYNVVERLQIVLVSLSVVFAIVLFVALGSVNELAKVPGGVASVGAIPPGSDIAVFLGGLAYAGAGGYLNLSQSLWVREKGYGMSRYQGRIKNPIVGDDPEPVQRDGFTFPPTVTNLRRWRGWWRLAQLEHFLTFVVGLLVAATMLMATAAEYAQGTTDDGVAMWTEVVAPQVGAFGSALLFATLFLALLTTEYAIIESFVRNSADVIYELYGRGAGWSLPRIFWGLLTVFILWGIVILSLPIAIEQPFSLLVISAAMSGVMMWPYTVLLLVVNTRRLPEHTQPGWFRVVTQWWASGFFGYFSVLLIGNVFANTLGLAAFDTDPAVIGSGVGGYALFAAFVAVELAVIATSVRGKRTKRDTVDQADESAWYLP from the coding sequence ATGAGCGACGACCGACGGATGGTGAGCGACGGCGATGTCTACGCCTCAGAAGACGAGGGACGCGTCTACCGCGCGAGCTCCTATGTCCCAACGGCCTACGATAATCTCGACGTCGCGCCGGAGACCGAGGCGTATCCGGACCGCGGGCGCGACGAGGGCGGCTACCGAGTACTCGACCTCCCCCGCGTCCCGAAGCTATCGCACGTCCTCGGCCCGAGCGCGATCATGCTCGGCGCGTCGCTCGGGAGCGGCGAGACCTTGTTCTGGCCAGTGTTGATCGCCCAGCACGGCTGGGTGCTCTACTGGGCGTTCTTCATCGGCGTCCTCACGCAGTTTTTCGTGAACACGGAGATCCAGCGCTGGACGCTTGCTACGAGCGAGTCGATCTTCCGGGGATTCGAACGACTCCATCGCCTCTGGCCGCTCTCCTTCCTCGTGTTGGGATTCATCAGCCTCGGCTGGCCGGGCTGGGCCGCGAGTGCCGCCAACATCGGGGCGATCGGCCTCGGGATCGAATCGCTGGTGCTCGACTTGGGGGCGGTGCAACTCGACGCCTGGCGGCTGCTCGGGATCGTCCTGATGGTGCTCATCTGGCTGACCTACCAGCTCACGCCGCTGATGTACAACGTCGTCGAACGGCTCCAGATCGTGCTCGTCTCGCTCTCGGTCGTGTTCGCCATCGTCCTGTTCGTGGCGCTCGGGTCGGTCAACGAGCTGGCGAAGGTCCCTGGGGGCGTCGCCAGCGTCGGCGCGATCCCGCCCGGAAGCGACATTGCCGTCTTCCTCGGTGGACTCGCCTACGCTGGGGCCGGCGGCTACCTGAACCTCTCACAGAGCCTCTGGGTCCGCGAGAAGGGCTACGGCATGAGCCGCTACCAGGGCCGCATCAAGAACCCTATCGTCGGGGACGATCCCGAACCGGTCCAGCGGGACGGCTTCACGTTCCCGCCAACGGTGACAAACCTGCGCCGGTGGCGGGGGTGGTGGCGGCTCGCACAGCTCGAACACTTCCTGACGTTCGTGGTCGGCCTGCTCGTCGCGGCGACGATGTTGATGGCCACGGCGGCGGAGTACGCACAGGGAACGACCGACGACGGCGTCGCCATGTGGACCGAGGTGGTCGCCCCGCAGGTCGGCGCGTTCGGCAGCGCACTCCTCTTCGCGACGCTGTTTCTGGCGCTTTTGACCACTGAGTACGCGATCATTGAGTCGTTCGTCCGCAACAGCGCCGACGTCATCTACGAGCTGTACGGCCGGGGTGCTGGCTGGAGCCTCCCGCGGATCTTCTGGGGGCTGCTGACGGTGTTCATCCTCTGGGGAATCGTCATCCTCTCGCTCCCGATCGCCATCGAGCAGCCGTTCAGTCTGCTGGTGATCTCCGCAGCGATGTCCGGAGTAATGATGTGGCCATATACCGTCCTCCTGCTCGTCGTCAACACTCGGCGACTTCCCGAACACACCCAGCCCGGCTGGTTTCGAGTGGTCACGCAGTGGTGGGCGAGCGGCTTTTTCGGCTACTTCAGCGTCCTGCTCATCGGCAACGTGTTCGCTAATACCCTCGGCCTGGCGGCGTTCGACACTGACCCCGCCGTGATCGGCAGCGGCGTCGGGGGGTATGCGCTGTTCGCTGCATTCGTCGCCGTAGAGCTGGCGGTCATCGCAACGTCCGTCCGCGGGAAGCGAACGAAACGCGACACCGTCGACCAGGCCGACGAATCGGCGTGGTATCTCCCCTGA
- a CDS encoding helix-turn-helix transcriptional regulator gives MVRGREVKGDARHADRIPLDAVLSVFEGRDDHARPVTASDVIQTVGCSRRTAHNKLNELVDRGTLDTRKVGSRSRVWWVPIAEPPDGVLAEPSAEPPVEDVDLPGTGKTLESRQAALRAAYEYLQEHPEAKKSDFLQEVFSEYPAEYETAEGWWNAIQPALAQLPGVDPPEERGHIWHFLGG, from the coding sequence ATGGTCCGAGGGCGCGAAGTGAAGGGAGACGCCCGCCACGCTGATCGCATCCCGCTCGACGCCGTGCTTTCGGTCTTCGAGGGCCGCGACGACCACGCACGGCCGGTGACGGCAAGCGACGTCATTCAGACTGTCGGATGCTCCCGCCGCACGGCCCACAACAAGCTCAACGAGCTCGTCGACCGGGGGACCCTCGACACGCGGAAGGTCGGTTCCCGCAGCCGGGTGTGGTGGGTTCCCATCGCGGAACCCCCCGACGGGGTGCTGGCCGAGCCGTCCGCCGAACCGCCGGTTGAGGATGTCGACCTCCCCGGCACCGGCAAGACGCTGGAATCGCGTCAGGCCGCCCTCCGTGCCGCCTACGAGTATCTGCAGGAGCACCCGGAGGCTAAGAAATCGGATTTCCTCCAAGAGGTGTTCTCGGAGTACCCTGCCGAGTACGAGACCGCCGAGGGCTGGTGGAACGCTATCCAACCGGCGCTGGCCCAGCTTCCGGGCGTCGATCCGCCGGAGGAACGCGGCCACATCTGGCACTTCCTCGGGGGATAA